In uncultured Bacteroides sp., one genomic interval encodes:
- a CDS encoding ATPase, whose translation MILIADSGSTKTDWCLVENGQIVQRILTKGTNPFFQTQEEISQEIEEALLPQVKDCSIESVFFYGAGCAFPEKNEIVRLAIAQHIKAPVEVGSDLLAAARALCGKNSGIACILGTGSNSCFYNGEEIVDNVSPLGYILGDEGSGAVLGRLLVGDCLKNQLSPELKEKFLNQFQLTPAIILENVYKKPFPNRFLAHLSPFLAQNIENPEVHQLVLNSFKSFFVKNVMQYDYLHNKVHFVGSVAVNYKKVLFEAAEELHIQIGTIIKSPMEGLVAYHSN comes from the coding sequence ATGATATTAATAGCAGACAGTGGCTCTACCAAGACAGATTGGTGTTTGGTAGAGAATGGACAGATAGTCCAGCGAATCCTGACAAAAGGAACAAATCCCTTCTTTCAGACTCAGGAAGAGATTAGTCAGGAGATTGAGGAGGCATTATTGCCACAGGTTAAAGATTGTAGCATTGAATCAGTGTTTTTCTACGGTGCAGGTTGTGCGTTTCCCGAAAAGAATGAAATAGTTCGCCTGGCTATAGCCCAACACATAAAGGCACCTGTAGAGGTGGGAAGTGATCTTCTTGCAGCAGCCCGTGCTTTGTGTGGAAAGAATTCAGGTATAGCATGTATCTTAGGAACAGGATCGAACTCTTGTTTTTATAATGGAGAAGAGATTGTAGATAATGTCTCACCTCTTGGTTATATTTTGGGAGATGAAGGTAGCGGAGCTGTACTTGGAAGATTGCTAGTTGGTGATTGCTTAAAGAATCAGTTATCGCCCGAACTAAAAGAGAAGTTCCTGAATCAGTTTCAGCTAACGCCGGCAATAATCCTGGAGAATGTTTATAAGAAACCTTTCCCAAATAGATTTTTGGCTCATTTATCTCCGTTCCTTGCACAGAATATTGAGAACCCGGAAGTTCACCAATTGGTACTGAATAGTTTTAAATCGTTCTTTGTAAAGAATGTAATGCAGTATGATTACCTGCATAATAAAGTCCATTTTGTTGGATCAGTAGCAGTTAATTATAAAAAAGTACTTTTTGAAGCTGCAGAGGAACTACATATTCAGATTGGCACAATTATAAAGAGCCCAATGGAAGGCCTTGTGGCTTATCATTCAAACTAA
- a CDS encoding FG-GAP-like repeat-containing protein translates to MSIKLPNLRKQTHIITIICVLLLFASSTLNTYGQTGNTQSNPIVVGTFSSAFSYSNSQNTSNFTNNYTKRTPNDVYYKFTLNKKMEVTISHCGSTLSDTYVSLLDASGTLIDYNDDYSGIGACSSSLHSYLKKELDAGTYYVVSEGFSQNGIILTQISGIVINMPGDSMQDPIIAGTYDNSFEYSNTQNTTNFTNQHTARTPNDVFYKFTLSRKMQVTISHCGSLIDTYMFLLDASGNTITSNDDYSGDGACTTSLHSFIQKTLDPGTYYIVSEAFAGTGIITTNISGYAPEDFNYPDIPNNYSSEPETVGSSGGTFNLSPVGGATYSIPIEVPLGVGGMQPSLALVYNSLSENGMAGWGCNLSGTSVITRAPKDIYHDDIAKGLTHLADEAYLLDGQRLIYVSGTVGQEGAVYSPETDPFTKVIVHGTYNTTMANTWFEVQSSNGMIYYYGVTSSARQSYIYNEFPRINAWYIDYAEDPLGNNINYSYNNTNNVVYLSTVTYGNNKNRANSLQNTVTFNYENREDNGQSYVLEGNVKASIIYRLKNITSKTGSNIFRSYDLQYDATSDGSYTKFSRLTNVTIKNGAGEALKPIKLNWSFLPSLSQSTVQPTINPASSYPSVAFSDQQFIPADLNGDGLTDIVGISPVKIPTGPNSWNNDTYGYVYWASLDTNGNVQYTNGTNYSLGPSFQMSDWTEEKGGSSVLDFDGDGINDLLIPNVSIIPGVIKTVEYKFVGGTLNNQAVYYNLKYSSEMPSYTTGDFNKDGKSDIIFMEKGESSDKYPCSIFGLDQSKTLYSASFDLTLPSKPEQMFATDFNSDGLTDVLVFYDGGYSIFWNQGNGISSSTLSDSKKTTGTNIGNVSMIRPGDFDGDGLLDFLMNSKGDNNWYFALNNGDGTFTKTLACTLDIYEQDFTEKDNNRFDCLVYDFDFDGKSDVVINKAMYTKKSDLGSTWGEFNKTYTYWMRSTGNVLTQVSMATSNRDADGLSSHYMLGDFNGDGQPELMNYGYNCYNSTNADNDPIWRLYQNTGFNADRGKVTSVTDSYGGTTSITYASFVNGGIYTKGSGSTYPMADCILPIHAVKTVTTNIGATGSATTSYQYSGIKVHLQGKGLLGMTSQTATNTTLGTVTESGVKAWNTLFYIPAQTYTKTIVDEATAETNVTLTVVDKGSKNYFAYPSSKTDKDLDGNTVITSYQVNATYGYPEEETINYGSSMYKTIRYGNYAWVGNSYKPQLITQIQKHQDDASIFTKKTAITYENNGCKEQVIENYDSSRPLTTNYTNDEYGNVLTSVTSGQGIKPIFKYTDYDATKRFVAKTYTSPASLVNTFTYDDWGNLLTEKDESNPLYSLVTIHAYDYWGNRTLTYLPDGRKKVYSSGWNNKLDKRYFTLVQGTGQPWVKTWYDNQGREVLVESIGEKGLSIQKATAYNAKGETVQKQSQTGNLITTDNFVYDGRGRISIQSNSAGQSTSYSYGNRTVATTSNGQTSTQIYDAWGGLKSATDPVATVTYAYTSLGKPKTVITEGAVFSMTYDDTGIQRTLTDPNTGTTTYDYDAAGRITRQEDSRGKVTINKYDDLGRLDTLIVDTTVTVYNYGKSGYELLQLVKKQTRDNYQEYTYDIYGHIASENRQIAGMGMLAFAYTYNALGQLSRVTYPGNLAINRQYDACGNLEKVSSDTQSIWELTGSSGTVTTARLGGTLTATETHNSQGLLTNLKTVKDSGVLHNMDFIFDGTTGNLTSRSGMLAQTESFTYDNLDRLTFVKEGSTDVMQMGYATNGNISSKTGVGTYTYFESKPHAVVGIENTGNLISKSTQSTIFNEFGKIKSISDAGSGYRLDFTYGPDQERWKTVLKQNNISVKTSIFAGDYEQITKNGVTTRLYYLDGGAIYVKQDGLDDKVYYTCADHLGSIVKLIDGNGTEVFKASYDAWGKQTITNNTFAFHRGYTGHEHLPEFDLINMNGRLYDPILGRFLSPDPFVQMPDLSQNFNRYSYCLNNPLKYTDPDGEIFWTIFNGIKDFLRNTFVKSWSQGINAWTNGDNWHSTKMAWKLDAGLFKGNFKQILSRFTWELPQTFLGYQVSHFHNLFDGVKSVTYYGGATAVESYSENWKGLGLGTTTGFTLGSYINGVRGLEARPDKPLFQHEYGHYRQSQSSGWFYMSKYAIPSALSSGKHGQNPVEQDANVRALEYFNNRIENFRGWDFSINKINGYNSSLPYNHKDNQLALKKAKLGFSWYDWVMAPMNVLNPLPIIPGLVNTIIFNNKH, encoded by the coding sequence ATGAGTATAAAACTACCCAATCTTAGAAAGCAAACACATATTATAACGATTATATGCGTATTACTATTATTTGCTTCCAGTACTTTGAATACGTATGGGCAGACTGGTAATACCCAATCAAATCCGATTGTTGTTGGTACGTTTAGTTCTGCTTTTAGTTATTCCAATTCGCAAAACACAAGCAACTTTACTAATAATTATACAAAACGCACTCCAAATGATGTATATTATAAATTTACCTTGAATAAGAAGATGGAAGTAACTATCTCTCATTGTGGATCAACACTTTCTGATACATATGTGAGTTTATTGGATGCTTCTGGGACTTTAATAGATTATAATGATGATTATTCAGGTATTGGTGCATGTAGTTCAAGTCTTCATTCTTATCTAAAGAAGGAACTGGATGCGGGCACTTACTATGTTGTATCAGAAGGATTTAGTCAAAATGGGATCATCTTGACACAGATATCTGGTATAGTTATAAATATGCCGGGAGATAGTATGCAAGATCCAATTATTGCCGGTACTTATGATAACAGTTTTGAGTATTCAAATACACAGAATACTACTAATTTTACAAATCAACATACAGCACGCACCCCCAATGATGTTTTCTATAAATTCACACTCAGCCGCAAAATGCAAGTAACCATATCTCATTGTGGTTCGCTTATTGATACATATATGTTTTTATTAGATGCATCTGGTAATACTATTACTTCTAATGATGATTATTCAGGCGATGGCGCATGTACGACTTCTCTCCATTCATTTATACAAAAAACATTAGATCCGGGCACTTATTACATCGTATCAGAAGCCTTTGCCGGTACAGGTATTATTACTACCAATATTAGCGGTTATGCTCCTGAAGATTTTAACTATCCTGATATTCCTAACAACTACAGTTCAGAACCAGAAACAGTAGGTTCTTCTGGAGGTACATTTAATTTGTCTCCTGTAGGTGGAGCAACTTACTCTATACCTATTGAAGTTCCGCTTGGAGTAGGTGGTATGCAACCATCATTAGCTTTAGTCTATAATAGTTTGTCTGAGAATGGAATGGCCGGGTGGGGATGTAATTTATCTGGTACTTCTGTAATTACCCGGGCTCCGAAAGATATTTACCATGATGATATAGCCAAAGGCCTGACTCATTTGGCAGATGAAGCATATTTATTGGATGGACAACGTTTGATTTATGTTTCTGGTACAGTTGGACAGGAAGGAGCTGTTTATTCTCCGGAAACGGATCCTTTTACAAAGGTAATTGTGCATGGAACCTATAATACAACAATGGCTAACACCTGGTTTGAAGTTCAATCATCCAATGGAATGATTTATTATTATGGTGTTACTTCTTCGGCTCGCCAAAGTTACATTTACAACGAGTTCCCTAGGATTAATGCCTGGTATATTGACTATGCAGAAGATCCATTAGGTAACAATATAAATTATAGTTACAACAATACAAATAATGTCGTTTATTTATCAACTGTAACTTACGGAAATAACAAGAATAGAGCCAATAGTCTGCAAAATACTGTTACTTTTAACTATGAAAACAGGGAAGACAATGGTCAGTCTTATGTGTTAGAAGGAAATGTGAAAGCCTCAATTATTTATCGTTTGAAAAATATTACAAGCAAAACCGGAAGTAACATCTTTCGTAGTTATGATTTGCAATATGATGCTACTAGTGACGGTTCCTATACTAAATTTTCACGTTTGACAAATGTTACAATAAAGAACGGTGCTGGAGAAGCCTTGAAACCTATAAAATTAAATTGGTCGTTTTTACCTTCTTTATCACAATCAACAGTTCAGCCTACTATTAATCCGGCATCATCTTATCCATCAGTGGCATTTTCCGATCAACAATTTATTCCGGCTGATTTAAACGGGGATGGATTAACGGATATAGTGGGAATATCTCCTGTTAAAATTCCAACAGGACCAAATTCATGGAATAATGATACCTACGGTTATGTGTATTGGGCTTCATTGGATACTAATGGAAATGTTCAATATACTAATGGTACTAATTATTCTTTAGGCCCAAGCTTTCAAATGTCAGATTGGACAGAGGAAAAAGGTGGAAGTTCTGTGCTTGACTTTGATGGAGATGGCATTAATGATTTGTTAATTCCAAATGTTTCCATTATTCCTGGCGTAATTAAAACAGTTGAATACAAATTTGTTGGTGGAACTTTGAATAACCAGGCAGTCTATTATAATTTGAAATATAGTAGCGAGATGCCTTCTTATACTACGGGTGATTTTAATAAAGACGGAAAAAGTGATATTATTTTTATGGAAAAAGGAGAGAGTTCTGATAAATATCCTTGTTCCATCTTTGGATTAGATCAAAGTAAAACTTTGTATAGTGCCTCTTTTGACCTCACCTTACCTTCTAAACCGGAACAAATGTTTGCTACAGATTTCAATAGTGATGGATTAACTGACGTTTTGGTCTTTTATGATGGCGGATATAGTATTTTCTGGAATCAAGGTAATGGAATATCAAGTTCCACTCTTTCGGATAGCAAAAAAACAACAGGAACCAATATCGGTAATGTAAGTATGATTCGGCCAGGCGATTTTGATGGTGACGGATTATTGGATTTTCTTATGAATAGTAAAGGAGATAATAATTGGTATTTTGCTCTGAATAATGGAGACGGAACTTTTACCAAAACTCTGGCGTGTACATTGGATATTTACGAACAAGATTTTACAGAAAAAGATAATAATAGGTTTGACTGCCTTGTATATGATTTTGATTTCGACGGTAAATCAGATGTGGTGATAAACAAAGCAATGTACACAAAGAAATCAGATTTAGGCAGTACCTGGGGAGAATTTAATAAAACTTATACTTACTGGATGCGTTCTACCGGAAATGTGCTTACTCAGGTGAGTATGGCTACTTCAAACCGGGATGCAGACGGTCTTTCATCGCATTATATGTTAGGCGATTTTAATGGCGACGGACAGCCTGAATTGATGAACTACGGATATAATTGTTATAATAGCACAAATGCTGATAATGATCCCATATGGCGATTATACCAAAATACAGGCTTTAATGCCGATAGAGGTAAAGTAACTTCTGTTACCGATAGTTACGGTGGCACCACAAGCATTACTTATGCATCGTTTGTCAATGGAGGGATCTATACCAAAGGTTCCGGAAGTACTTATCCCATGGCAGACTGCATTTTACCTATTCATGCAGTAAAAACTGTTACAACTAACATTGGAGCTACCGGAAGTGCAACGACTAGCTATCAATACAGCGGAATAAAAGTGCATCTACAAGGTAAAGGACTATTAGGTATGACATCCCAAACTGCTACCAATACTACGCTTGGCACGGTGACCGAATCCGGGGTTAAGGCATGGAATACTTTATTCTACATTCCTGCTCAAACCTATACAAAAACAATCGTAGATGAAGCAACTGCGGAAACAAATGTAACATTGACTGTTGTAGATAAAGGCTCAAAGAATTATTTTGCATATCCGTCTTCCAAGACAGATAAAGATTTAGATGGAAATACAGTTATCACTAGTTATCAGGTTAATGCAACTTACGGCTATCCGGAGGAAGAAACAATTAATTACGGGAGCAGTATGTACAAAACCATACGATATGGAAACTATGCCTGGGTTGGAAACTCCTATAAACCTCAATTAATTACACAGATACAAAAGCATCAGGATGACGCTTCTATCTTTACTAAAAAAACAGCTATTACATATGAAAATAATGGTTGTAAAGAACAAGTTATTGAAAATTATGACTCATCCCGGCCTTTAACAACTAATTATACTAATGATGAATATGGAAATGTATTAACATCTGTAACCTCCGGTCAGGGCATAAAACCCATATTTAAATATACTGATTATGACGCGACAAAACGTTTTGTCGCGAAAACTTATACATCGCCGGCATCATTAGTAAACACATTTACTTATGATGATTGGGGAAATCTATTAACAGAAAAGGATGAAAGTAATCCATTATATTCGTTGGTAACCATTCATGCTTATGACTATTGGGGAAATCGCACATTGACATATTTACCTGATGGAAGAAAGAAAGTTTACAGCAGCGGATGGAATAATAAACTGGATAAGCGATATTTTACCCTTGTTCAGGGAACAGGGCAACCTTGGGTAAAAACCTGGTATGACAACCAGGGGCGTGAGGTCTTAGTTGAATCAATCGGTGAAAAAGGATTGAGTATTCAAAAAGCAACGGCTTATAATGCCAAAGGAGAGACTGTACAAAAACAATCTCAAACAGGTAATCTTATTACAACTGATAATTTTGTGTATGATGGACGCGGACGAATAAGTATTCAAAGTAACAGTGCCGGACAAAGTACCTCATACAGTTATGGCAATCGTACAGTGGCTACTACCTCTAACGGACAAACCTCCACTCAAATTTATGATGCGTGGGGAGGTTTGAAATCAGCAACCGATCCGGTAGCTACAGTAACCTATGCCTATACATCGCTTGGCAAGCCCAAAACGGTTATTACAGAAGGGGCCGTTTTCTCCATGACTTATGACGACACGGGAATTCAGCGTACATTGACTGACCCCAATACCGGTACTACTACTTATGATTATGATGCTGCAGGAAGAATAACGAGGCAGGAGGACAGTAGGGGAAAAGTAACCATTAACAAATATGATGACTTGGGACGACTAGATACATTAATAGTAGATACCACTGTCACCGTTTATAACTATGGCAAATCGGGTTATGAATTGCTTCAATTAGTAAAGAAACAGACAAGAGATAATTATCAGGAATATACTTATGACATTTATGGTCATATTGCTTCCGAGAATAGACAGATAGCGGGAATGGGTATGCTGGCATTTGCTTATACCTACAATGCTCTGGGGCAACTAAGTAGGGTCACATATCCGGGTAATCTGGCTATTAACCGTCAATATGATGCCTGTGGGAATTTGGAAAAAGTATCGTCAGATACACAATCTATATGGGAACTGACAGGATCCAGCGGTACGGTTACTACTGCCCGCCTGGGTGGAACGTTAACTGCTACAGAAACGCATAACTCGCAAGGCTTGCTCACTAATTTGAAAACAGTGAAAGATTCCGGGGTATTGCATAATATGGATTTTATATTCGATGGCACCACCGGCAACCTCACTTCACGCTCCGGAATGCTTGCCCAAACTGAGTCATTTACTTATGATAACCTCGATCGCCTTACTTTTGTTAAGGAAGGATCTACCGACGTGATGCAGATGGGATATGCCACCAATGGCAATATCTCTTCAAAAACCGGTGTGGGAACGTACACTTATTTTGAATCTAAGCCTCATGCCGTAGTAGGAATAGAAAATACCGGCAACCTGATTTCCAAATCAACGCAGTCAACTATATTCAATGAATTCGGTAAGATAAAATCTATTTCAGATGCCGGAAGTGGATATCGTCTGGACTTCACTTATGGACCCGACCAGGAAAGATGGAAAACTGTGCTTAAACAGAATAATATTTCCGTAAAAACTTCTATATTTGCCGGAGACTATGAGCAAATTACCAAAAATGGTGTAACAACCCGGTTATACTATCTCGATGGTGGCGCTATCTATGTAAAACAAGACGGTCTGGATGATAAGGTTTATTATACCTGTGCAGATCATCTTGGTAGCATTGTTAAGTTGATAGACGGTAATGGCACTGAAGTGTTTAAAGCATCCTATGATGCCTGGGGCAAGCAAACTATAACAAATAATACTTTTGCTTTCCATCGTGGCTACACAGGACATGAGCACTTACCGGAGTTTGACTTAATCAATATGAATGGACGGCTCTACGATCCTATTCTGGGGCGTTTTCTGAGTCCTGACCCGTTTGTACAGATGCCGGATTTAAGTCAGAACTTCAACAGATATTCGTATTGTTTGAATAATCCTTTGAAGTATACAGATCCGGATGGAGAAATATTCTGGACGATTTTCAATGGAATAAAAGATTTTTTAAGAAATACGTTTGTTAAATCTTGGTCTCAAGGAATCAATGCATGGACAAATGGAGACAATTGGCATTCTACTAAAATGGCATGGAAATTGGATGCCGGATTATTTAAAGGCAATTTTAAACAAATCCTATCTCGTTTCACATGGGAGTTACCCCAAACATTTTTAGGATACCAAGTAAGTCATTTTCATAATTTGTTTGATGGAGTAAAGAGCGTAACATACTATGGAGGAGCAACAGCTGTTGAATCTTATTCAGAGAACTGGAAAGGACTTGGATTAGGTACTACAACTGGATTTACATTAGGAAGTTACATCAATGGTGTCAGAGGGCTTGAAGCTAGGCCAGACAAACCTCTTTTCCAACACGAATATGGGCATTACCGGCAAAGCCAGAGTTCGGGTTGGTTTTACATGTCAAAATATGCTATACCAAGTGCGTTAAGTTCGGGAAAACATGGACAAAACCCGGTAGAGCAAGATGCGAATGTCAGAGCGTTGGAATATTTCAATAACCGTATTGAAAATTTTAGAGGATGGGATTTTTCAATTAACAAAATCAACGGATATAATAGTTCTCTTCCCTATAATCATAAGGACAATCAATTAGCATTAAAAAAAGCCAAATTAGGATTTTCCTGGTATGACTGGGTGATGGCTCCCATGAATGTATTGAATCCTTTACCTATAATTCCGGGATTAGTAAATACAATAATTTTTAACAATAAACACTAA
- a CDS encoding heparan-alpha-glucosaminide N-acetyltransferase domain-containing protein, whose protein sequence is MKTNVSQRLLALDILRGITIAGMILVNNPGTWGSIYAPLGHAEWIGLTPTDLVFPFFMFIMGISTYISLRKYNFEFSHSAALKILKRTLVIFVIGLGIGWLSLSFRTYNSLIAENLSFGERLLQSVTNFAHLRILGVMQRLALCYGATAIIAILIKHKYIPVIVLVTLFAYFLLLITGNGFEQSEQNIISVFDQIVLGVDHMYKDAGLAIDPEGLLSTIPSICHVLIGFWCGELLMSVKDNGERIQRLFLVGTVLTFSGLLLSYGCPISKKIWSPTFVLTTCGLASSFLGLLIWIIDIKGYKKWSRFFESFGVNPLFIYVMGAVLSILTGSILFSFDGNMVSLKLYLYKYILQPLLGDYPGSLTFALLFVGFNWMIGYVLYKKKIYIKI, encoded by the coding sequence ATGAAAACAAACGTAAGTCAACGACTGCTGGCATTGGATATACTAAGAGGTATTACCATTGCAGGTATGATTTTGGTTAACAATCCCGGTACTTGGGGTTCCATTTATGCACCTCTTGGTCATGCGGAATGGATAGGATTAACTCCTACCGATTTAGTATTTCCGTTCTTTATGTTTATAATGGGGATCTCTACTTATATTTCGCTCAGAAAATATAATTTTGAGTTCAGTCATTCAGCAGCTTTGAAGATCTTAAAGCGTACTTTGGTTATTTTTGTTATTGGTCTGGGAATTGGTTGGTTATCCTTATCTTTCCGTACATATAATTCATTGATTGCAGAGAATCTTTCCTTTGGCGAACGCCTTCTGCAATCAGTTACAAATTTCGCTCATCTTCGGATACTCGGAGTAATGCAGCGACTTGCTCTTTGCTATGGTGCAACAGCTATTATAGCCATTTTGATAAAACATAAATATATACCGGTAATTGTTCTGGTTACTCTTTTTGCCTACTTCCTGTTATTAATTACAGGCAATGGCTTCGAGCAAAGCGAACAGAATATTATTTCTGTATTCGATCAGATTGTTCTGGGTGTGGATCACATGTATAAAGATGCCGGTCTGGCTATCGATCCGGAAGGATTGCTTAGCACTATCCCTTCCATTTGTCATGTGTTGATAGGATTCTGGTGTGGTGAATTGCTGATGAGCGTAAAAGATAACGGAGAACGCATTCAACGGTTGTTTTTGGTTGGTACGGTACTCACATTCTCAGGTTTACTGTTAAGTTATGGGTGCCCTATCAGTAAGAAAATATGGTCACCTACATTTGTTTTAACTACATGCGGATTAGCATCCAGTTTCCTGGGCCTGCTTATTTGGATTATAGATATTAAAGGTTATAAAAAATGGTCGCGCTTCTTTGAGTCCTTCGGTGTGAATCCATTATTTATCTATGTAATGGGAGCTGTTCTTTCAATACTTACAGGCAGTATCCTATTCAGTTTTGATGGCAATATGGTTAGTTTGAAACTATACTTATACAAATATATCCTTCAGCCTCTTTTGGGCGATTATCCTGGCTCATTAACTTTTGCATTGTTGTTTGTCGGTTTTAACTGGATGATTGGATATGTATTATACAAAAAGAAAATATATATTAAAATATGA
- the murQ gene encoding N-acetylmuramic acid 6-phosphate etherase gives MSFIKITEHPSLHDNLEKKSVRELLEGINEEDQKVAIAVQKAIPQIEKLVTQIVPRMKQGGRIFYMGAGTSGRLGVLDASEIPPTFGMPPTLVIGLIAGGDTALRNPVENAEDNLERGWEELVEHQINEKDTVIGIAASGTTPYVIGALRNARAHGILTGSISSNPDSPLSAEAEVPIEMIVGPEFVTGSSRMKSGTGQKMILNMITTSVMIQLGRVKGNKMVNMQLSNKKLVDRGTRMVSEELGLEYEQSKRLLLMYGSVKKAVDAYRAQQNNELK, from the coding sequence ATGTCATTTATAAAAATTACCGAGCACCCATCTCTTCATGATAACCTGGAAAAGAAATCAGTCAGAGAGTTGTTAGAAGGTATTAATGAAGAAGATCAGAAGGTAGCTATTGCAGTTCAAAAAGCAATTCCACAGATAGAAAAATTAGTAACACAGATAGTTCCCCGCATGAAACAAGGTGGACGAATCTTTTATATGGGAGCCGGCACCAGTGGACGTTTAGGCGTTTTGGATGCATCGGAAATACCTCCTACATTTGGTATGCCACCAACATTAGTAATTGGTTTGATTGCCGGAGGAGATACAGCTTTACGTAATCCGGTGGAGAATGCCGAAGATAACTTGGAACGTGGATGGGAAGAACTGGTGGAACATCAGATCAATGAGAAAGATACAGTGATTGGTATTGCTGCTTCAGGAACTACTCCTTATGTGATTGGTGCTTTAAGAAATGCACGTGCACATGGCATCCTTACAGGCTCAATTTCCAGTAACCCTGATTCTCCTTTATCTGCAGAAGCGGAAGTTCCTATCGAAATGATTGTGGGTCCTGAATTCGTAACCGGAAGTTCACGTATGAAATCGGGAACCGGACAAAAGATGATTCTGAACATGATTACTACATCTGTAATGATTCAACTTGGTCGCGTAAAAGGAAACAAAATGGTAAATATGCAGCTTTCCAATAAGAAGCTGGTGGACCGTGGTACACGAATGGTTTCTGAAGAGTTGGGATTGGAATATGAACAATCCAAACGCTTGCTGTTGATGTATGGTTCTGTGAAGAAAGCAGTAGATGCTTATCGTGCACAACAAAATAATGAATTAAAATGA
- a CDS encoding T9SS type A sorting domain-containing protein, whose protein sequence is MTKKHFFLACLFIVAFAIEAKAQNSVVYAYDNAGNRTERTVVLTKSVQGESNNSEYFKEELGKQVVKIYPNPTDGLLSVEIINISDSDKVSGKLYLYDMTGQLLKKEEINSEKKIEFDLSKNVDGVYLLKIQMKEIESTWKIIKK, encoded by the coding sequence ATGACAAAGAAACATTTTTTTTTGGCATGCTTATTTATTGTTGCTTTCGCAATCGAAGCTAAGGCGCAAAACAGCGTAGTGTATGCCTATGACAATGCAGGAAACCGCACAGAGAGAACAGTTGTACTAACTAAGTCAGTACAGGGTGAAAGTAATAATTCAGAGTATTTTAAAGAAGAGCTGGGTAAGCAAGTTGTTAAAATATACCCAAATCCTACAGATGGTCTGCTTTCTGTAGAAATTATTAATATTTCTGATTCTGATAAAGTATCTGGAAAACTTTACTTATATGATATGACTGGTCAGCTCTTGAAAAAAGAGGAAATAAATTCTGAAAAAAAGATTGAATTTGATTTAAGCAAAAATGTAGATGGAGTATATCTCTTAAAGATACAAATGAAGGAAATTGAATCAACATGGAAAATAATTAAAAAGTAA
- a CDS encoding GDSL-type esterase/lipase family protein translates to MKRASLFLVLGLLFCANSFAQQEKYTTYYYQRATLFEKLPITSTDIVFLGNSLTDGCEWAELFGNPHIKNRGISGDEVMGIYDRIDPILKGKPAKIFLLTGVNDVSHDLTADSILVMYRKLVNKIKSDSPKTKLYIQSILPVNDEFTRFPKVHNKTQVILDINKGLKQLAKKNGYTYIDLYAHFIAPGTQSFDKKYTNDGLHLLGPGYLVWKEVLKPYVK, encoded by the coding sequence ATGAAAAGGGCGTCACTTTTTTTAGTTCTCGGCTTACTCTTTTGTGCAAATAGTTTTGCTCAACAAGAGAAGTACACTACTTATTACTACCAGCGCGCTACATTGTTTGAAAAACTGCCCATCACGTCTACCGATATTGTTTTTTTAGGCAATAGCTTGACGGATGGTTGTGAGTGGGCTGAACTTTTTGGCAACCCGCACATCAAAAACCGTGGAATCAGTGGTGACGAAGTTATGGGAATATACGATCGTATTGACCCAATACTAAAAGGTAAGCCTGCAAAGATATTCCTGTTGACCGGAGTAAATGATGTTTCTCACGACCTTACGGCAGATAGCATTCTTGTAATGTACAGGAAGTTAGTGAACAAAATCAAATCAGATTCTCCAAAAACAAAACTTTATATTCAAAGTATTCTTCCGGTGAACGATGAATTTACCCGTTTCCCTAAAGTGCACAATAAAACACAAGTGATACTTGATATAAACAAAGGCTTAAAGCAATTGGCAAAAAAGAATGGGTATACTTATATAGACCTGTATGCTCACTTTATTGCTCCGGGAACTCAAAGCTTTGATAAGAAATATACAAACGATGGCCTTCACCTTTTAGGACCAGGATATCTGGTTTGGAAAGAGGTGCTAAAGCCTTATGTGAAATAA